A genomic region of Streptosporangium lutulentum contains the following coding sequences:
- a CDS encoding cellulase family glycosylhydrolase — protein sequence MRIRIAMLIALLLSFLVPMAPAHAAVGLHVSGTRILESDGSAFVMRGTTHAHAWYTTQTGSFAAIKALGANTVRVVLSGGRWPANNTADVANVVSLCKQNKLICVLENHDTTGYGEQSGAYTLDQAVDYWISVKSAITGQEDYVVLNIGNEPFGNNATTPGWVQATSAAITRLRGNGFQHLIMADAPNWGQDWGFTMRDNAATVFAADPQRNTVFSVHMYGVYDTAAEVTDYMQRFQTAGLPLVIGEFGFNHSDGDPDEDTIMAQAQARGIGYLGWSWSGNGGGVEYLDQVTNFNPAGLTSWGQRLFNGPNGIAQTSVQAKIYGGTNPPDPADTTAPSRPGTPTASTVTATGATLTWTASTDNRAVTGYTVYRGTTQLATSTTNTVTLTGLTPATAYTVNVVARDAAGNTSTASPTTTFTTPAGPTNPGTGCTPTYRTTNTWQGGFQGEVTIRCTSAATTWRTTLTYPTGVNVTQNWSSTLTTNGTAFTFANAPWNGTIPVGGTTTFGFIGSWNGTGTPPTPTLS from the coding sequence ATGCGAATCCGAATCGCGATGCTCATCGCGCTCCTCCTGTCGTTCCTCGTCCCGATGGCACCCGCCCACGCCGCCGTCGGCCTCCACGTCAGCGGAACGAGGATCCTCGAATCGGACGGCAGCGCGTTCGTCATGCGCGGCACCACCCACGCGCACGCCTGGTACACGACCCAGACCGGCTCCTTCGCCGCCATCAAGGCCCTCGGCGCGAACACCGTGCGCGTGGTGCTCAGCGGCGGCCGCTGGCCCGCCAACAACACCGCCGACGTGGCGAACGTCGTCTCGCTGTGCAAGCAGAACAAGCTCATCTGCGTGCTGGAGAACCACGACACCACCGGATACGGCGAGCAGAGCGGCGCCTACACCCTGGACCAGGCCGTCGACTACTGGATCAGCGTGAAGAGCGCGATCACCGGCCAGGAGGACTACGTCGTCCTCAACATCGGCAACGAGCCCTTCGGCAACAACGCGACCACCCCCGGCTGGGTCCAGGCCACCTCCGCCGCGATCACCAGGCTGCGCGGGAACGGATTCCAGCACCTGATCATGGCGGACGCGCCCAACTGGGGCCAGGACTGGGGCTTCACCATGCGCGACAACGCGGCCACGGTCTTCGCCGCCGACCCGCAGCGCAACACGGTCTTCTCCGTCCACATGTACGGCGTGTACGACACGGCGGCCGAGGTCACCGACTACATGCAGCGCTTCCAGACCGCCGGGCTTCCGCTGGTGATCGGCGAGTTCGGGTTCAACCACTCCGACGGCGACCCCGACGAGGACACGATCATGGCCCAGGCCCAGGCCAGGGGCATCGGCTACCTCGGCTGGTCCTGGAGCGGCAACGGCGGCGGCGTCGAATACCTCGACCAGGTGACCAACTTCAACCCCGCCGGCCTCACCAGCTGGGGGCAGCGGCTCTTCAACGGCCCGAACGGCATCGCGCAGACCTCCGTCCAGGCCAAGATCTACGGTGGGACGAATCCTCCGGATCCGGCGGACACCACCGCACCCAGCAGGCCCGGCACTCCCACCGCATCAACCGTCACCGCCACCGGCGCCACCCTCACCTGGACCGCCTCCACCGACAACCGCGCCGTCACCGGCTACACCGTCTACCGAGGCACCACCCAACTCGCCACCTCCACCACCAACACCGTCACCCTGACCGGCCTCACCCCCGCAACCGCCTACACCGTCAACGTCGTCGCCCGCGACGCCGCCGGAAACACCTCCACCGCCTCACCCACCACCACCTTCACCACCCCCGCCGGACCCACCAACCCCGGCACCGGCTGCACCCCCACCTACCGCACCACCAACACCTGGCAAGGCGGCTTCCAAGGCGAAGTCACCATCCGCTGCACCAGCGCCGCCACCACCTGGCGAACCACCCTGACCTACCCCACAGGCGTCAACGTCACCCAAAACTGGAGCTCCACCCTCACCACCAACGGCACCGCCTTCACCTTCGCCAACGCCCCCTGGAACGGCACGATCCCCGTCGGCGGAACCACCACCTTCGGCTTCATCGGCTCCTGGAACGGCACCGGCACCCCACCCACCCCCACCCTCTCCTGA